The proteins below come from a single Leptotrichia sp. oral taxon 223 genomic window:
- a CDS encoding Rid family detoxifying hydrolase, with product MKKIPEAVGPYSAFRKAGDFLYISGQIAINPENQQIEAVTVEEQARQVLENLKAILENNGLATKNVIKTTVLLDNINDFGAVNDIYAEYFTEPYPARSAFAVDKLPKGVLVEIEAIAYFGK from the coding sequence ATGAAAAAAATACCTGAAGCAGTTGGACCGTATTCAGCCTTTAGAAAAGCTGGTGACTTTTTGTACATTTCAGGACAAATCGCAATAAATCCTGAAAATCAGCAAATCGAAGCTGTTACAGTAGAAGAACAGGCAAGACAAGTTCTTGAAAACTTGAAGGCAATTTTAGAAAACAATGGACTGGCAACAAAGAATGTTATAAAAACAACTGTATTATTAGACAACATCAACGACTTTGGAGCGGTAAACGACATTTATGCAGAATACTTTACTGAACCATATCCGGCAAGATCAGCTTTTGCGGTGGATAAATTGCCAAAAGGAGTTTTGGTGGAAATTGAAGCGATAGCTTATTTTGGAAAATAA
- the clpB gene encoding ATP-dependent chaperone ClpB, with protein MEQNFTQKSIEAISEANNFAIRYRHSDIKVEHLLLALVGQMEGLIPSVLKKMGIDTADMIRKIEGKLSSFPRIEGGNSEPRANGELNRVLVGARDIAKKMGDSYISTEHLFLASYDNNSFLKDYGINKKQFETVLESVRGGRKIMTDNPEGTYEALDKFGKDLVELARKGKLDPIIGRDNEIRRAIQILSRRNKNNPILIGEPGVGKTAIAEGIAQRILKGDVPENLKDKTIFSLDMGALVAGAKYRGEFEERLKAVLEEIEKSEGRIILFIDEVHNIVGAGKTEGSMDAGNLLKPMLARGEIKVIGATTIDEYRKYIEKDAALERRFQPVMVDEPTVEDTISILRGLKEKFEIFHGIRITDNAIVTAATMSDRYINDRFLPDKAIDLIDEAAAKVKTEINSMPTELDEVTRRVMQLEIEKVALEKEKDQASKDRLVTLEKELAELNEKKAAFKAQWESEKQEVEKIQNINTEIEKVKLQIADAQRKNDYNKLAELQYGKLPALEKQRADEEEKAKNQNPDANKLLKQEIDSEEIAEIVGKWTGIPVSKLLQGEREKILHLAEQMMKRVIGQDEAITTISDTIIRSRAGLKDPNRPIGSFIFLGPTGVGKTYLTKTLAFNLFDDESNIVRIDMSEYMDKFSTTRLIGAPPGYVGYEEGGQLTEAVRRKPYSVILFDEIEKAHPDVFNILLQLLDDGRLTDGKGKVVDFKNTIIIMTSNIGSEIILEDPQVSEPTKEAVLNEMKHRFKPEFLNRIDDIIVFKALGKESVKSIISLILDEINDKLKEQYIKIEFTDKALDYIVNEAYDPAYGARPLKRFVQKDIETNLSKMILSNEVPENSTVVLDSDGDRLIYDVKK; from the coding sequence ATGGAACAGAACTTTACGCAAAAAAGTATTGAGGCTATTTCAGAGGCTAATAACTTTGCGATTAGATATAGACATTCTGATATAAAGGTGGAACATTTGCTGCTTGCGCTTGTGGGGCAGATGGAAGGACTGATTCCTAGCGTACTTAAAAAGATGGGAATTGATACGGCTGACATGATTAGGAAAATTGAAGGGAAACTATCTAGTTTTCCTAGAATTGAAGGCGGTAACAGTGAACCGAGAGCGAATGGAGAGTTAAATAGGGTTCTCGTCGGAGCAAGAGATATTGCTAAGAAAATGGGGGACAGTTATATCAGTACCGAACATTTGTTCTTGGCAAGTTATGATAATAACAGTTTTTTAAAAGATTATGGAATAAATAAGAAGCAGTTTGAAACTGTGCTTGAAAGTGTGAGGGGAGGTAGAAAAATTATGACAGATAATCCAGAAGGAACTTATGAAGCGTTAGATAAATTTGGTAAGGATCTGGTGGAACTTGCTCGAAAAGGTAAACTTGATCCGATTATTGGAAGAGATAATGAAATCCGACGGGCTATACAGATTTTATCAAGGAGAAATAAAAATAATCCAATTCTGATTGGAGAACCAGGAGTCGGAAAAACAGCGATTGCAGAAGGAATTGCGCAAAGAATACTAAAGGGCGATGTGCCTGAAAACTTGAAGGATAAAACGATTTTCTCACTTGATATGGGTGCCTTGGTTGCAGGAGCGAAATATCGTGGGGAATTTGAGGAAAGATTAAAAGCGGTATTGGAAGAAATTGAAAAAAGTGAAGGAAGAATAATTCTTTTCATTGATGAAGTTCATAACATTGTGGGAGCTGGGAAAACGGAAGGATCTATGGACGCTGGAAACCTTTTGAAGCCAATGCTTGCACGTGGGGAAATAAAGGTTATTGGTGCTACTACGATTGACGAATATAGAAAATATATTGAAAAGGATGCAGCGCTTGAGCGTAGATTTCAGCCTGTAATGGTAGATGAGCCGACTGTGGAAGATACAATTTCAATTTTACGTGGATTGAAAGAAAAATTTGAAATTTTCCATGGAATCAGAATTACGGATAATGCTATAGTTACTGCGGCTACAATGAGTGACAGATATATAAATGACAGATTTTTACCAGATAAGGCGATTGACTTGATTGACGAGGCGGCTGCAAAAGTAAAGACTGAAATTAATTCAATGCCGACAGAACTGGATGAAGTTACAAGACGTGTTATGCAGCTTGAAATTGAAAAAGTGGCGCTTGAGAAGGAAAAGGATCAGGCTTCTAAAGATAGACTTGTTACATTGGAAAAAGAATTGGCAGAACTTAACGAGAAAAAAGCCGCATTTAAGGCACAATGGGAAAGTGAAAAGCAGGAAGTTGAAAAAATACAAAATATTAATACAGAAATTGAAAAAGTTAAACTTCAAATTGCCGATGCGCAAAGAAAAAATGACTACAACAAACTGGCTGAACTGCAATACGGTAAATTGCCGGCACTGGAAAAACAAAGGGCAGATGAAGAAGAAAAAGCCAAAAATCAAAATCCAGATGCAAATAAATTATTAAAACAGGAAATTGACAGCGAAGAAATAGCAGAAATTGTTGGAAAATGGACTGGAATACCGGTTTCAAAATTGTTACAGGGAGAGCGTGAAAAAATCTTACATCTTGCAGAACAAATGATGAAAAGAGTAATCGGGCAAGATGAAGCAATCACAACAATAAGCGACACAATAATCCGTTCACGTGCAGGACTGAAAGATCCAAACCGTCCAATCGGTTCATTCATTTTCTTAGGGCCAACAGGTGTAGGTAAGACTTATTTGACAAAAACACTTGCATTTAACCTGTTTGACGATGAAAGCAACATTGTCAGAATTGATATGAGTGAATATATGGATAAATTCAGCACGACAAGATTAATCGGAGCGCCTCCGGGATATGTAGGATATGAAGAAGGTGGACAGTTGACAGAAGCTGTAAGAAGAAAACCTTATTCAGTAATTTTATTTGACGAAATTGAAAAGGCTCATCCAGATGTATTTAATATTCTGTTGCAACTACTTGACGATGGAAGGCTTACAGATGGTAAAGGGAAAGTTGTAGACTTTAAGAACACAATAATCATTATGACTTCAAATATCGGTAGTGAAATTATATTGGAAGATCCACAAGTTTCAGAGCCTACAAAAGAAGCTGTATTAAATGAAATGAAACATAGATTTAAGCCAGAATTCTTGAACAGAATTGACGATATTATAGTATTTAAGGCATTAGGAAAAGAAAGCGTGAAAAGTATTATTTCACTCATTCTTGATGAAATCAACGATAAATTAAAGGAACAATACATAAAGATTGAATTTACAGACAAAGCTCTGGATTACATCGTAAACGAAGCTTATGACCCGGCTTACGGAGCAAGACCTCTAAAACGTTTTGTTCAAAAAGATATAGAGACTAATTTATCAAAAATGATTTTGAGCAATGAAGTGCCTGAAAACAGTACGGTTGTGTTGGATAGTGATGGAGATAGATTGATTTATGATGTGAAGAAATAA
- the cls gene encoding cardiolipin synthase translates to MLHGLAIIISTWIIPFERIHYLIIIILAVAVLLSDKSPNAMLAWIFTIFTFPLGGAILYLLFGINWRRNKIISKKMKGEERKLYSRIFNFMQRDVSDIFRSKDFFYYNRLENLDKNADKMSETEIKKKIRNQIDTMIANIGLPDQQREIVKMLYEAEGTFLTNNDSYRLFYGGKEAFDSILADIENAKSTIYMEYFIWKADELGERIKNALLKKAKEGVKIKLLFDGVGTWKLPGKYKKELRNAGIKIRWFLDVKFFISKMNYRNHRKIALIDNDIVHTGGMNVGQEYIDGGKRFDGWRDTNIRITGEIIGQYLAIFVTDWLNSGGKNDFIEDMKREAVQELEEQKPIDRQEKLEYLMQVSSSGPDTEWTTLKYLYSKMIATAKKEVLIQSPYFVPDTDLISQLKMAALSGVKIKLMVTGVPDKKMPYWIAESYFAELIEAGIKIFRYKAGFLHSKNVIVDEKISTMGTCNFDMRSFEINYEVNSVFYNEEISKDLKAQFIKDLEVCEKFDEARLKKVTFIKRLRNSVFKLISPIM, encoded by the coding sequence ATGCTGCATGGACTGGCTATAATTATTTCGACTTGGATAATTCCGTTTGAAAGAATACATTACTTGATAATTATCATTCTGGCGGTGGCGGTACTGCTGTCGGATAAGTCGCCGAATGCGATGCTTGCGTGGATTTTTACGATTTTTACATTTCCGCTTGGCGGGGCGATTTTATATCTTTTGTTTGGGATTAACTGGAGAAGGAACAAGATAATTTCCAAGAAGATGAAAGGCGAAGAAAGAAAGCTGTATTCAAGAATTTTTAACTTTATGCAGCGGGATGTGTCGGATATTTTCAGATCTAAAGACTTTTTTTACTATAATCGGCTGGAAAATCTGGATAAAAATGCTGATAAAATGAGCGAAACCGAAATAAAGAAAAAAATCCGCAATCAGATTGATACAATGATAGCAAATATTGGATTGCCGGATCAGCAAAGGGAAATTGTGAAAATGCTCTATGAAGCCGAAGGGACTTTTTTGACGAATAATGATTCATACAGACTATTTTACGGTGGAAAAGAGGCGTTTGATTCTATTTTGGCGGATATTGAAAATGCAAAAAGTACAATCTATATGGAATATTTTATATGGAAGGCTGATGAGCTTGGAGAAAGAATAAAAAATGCACTTTTGAAAAAGGCTAAGGAAGGAGTTAAAATAAAGCTGCTTTTTGACGGAGTGGGAACGTGGAAATTGCCAGGAAAATATAAAAAGGAGCTTAGGAATGCTGGAATCAAAATAAGATGGTTTTTAGATGTAAAATTTTTTATTTCCAAGATGAATTACCGGAATCATAGAAAAATAGCGTTAATTGACAATGATATTGTGCATACTGGCGGCATGAATGTGGGGCAGGAGTACATTGATGGCGGAAAGAGGTTTGATGGCTGGAGGGATACGAATATTCGGATTACAGGGGAAATAATCGGACAGTATCTTGCGATTTTTGTTACAGACTGGCTAAACAGCGGTGGGAAAAACGATTTTATTGAGGATATGAAAAGGGAGGCAGTCCAGGAGCTGGAAGAGCAAAAGCCGATAGACAGACAGGAAAAACTGGAATATCTGATGCAGGTTTCTTCGAGCGGGCCTGACACCGAATGGACAACCTTGAAATATCTGTATTCTAAAATGATTGCAACGGCAAAAAAGGAAGTCCTGATTCAAAGTCCATATTTCGTGCCTGACACTGATCTGATTTCACAGCTGAAGATGGCGGCTCTTTCTGGAGTCAAAATAAAATTAATGGTTACAGGAGTGCCGGACAAGAAAATGCCTTACTGGATAGCAGAAAGTTATTTTGCGGAATTGATTGAGGCAGGGATTAAAATTTTTCGCTATAAGGCGGGATTTTTACATAGTAAAAACGTGATAGTGGATGAAAAAATATCTACAATGGGAACGTGCAACTTTGATATGCGGAGCTTTGAAATAAATTATGAAGTGAATTCGGTATTTTATAATGAGGAAATTAGTAAAGATTTGAAGGCGCAGTTTATAAAGGATCTGGAAGTCTGTGAAAAATTTGATGAGGCAAGGCTGAAAAAGGTAACTTTTATAAAACGGCTAAGAAACTCTGTATTTAAGCTGATTTCGCCAATAATGTAA
- the truB gene encoding tRNA pseudouridine(55) synthase TruB — MEKNFTKDGLILLNKSRGISSFGAISHLKRVIKAKKVGHAGTLDPMAEGLMIVMINDATKFSGDLMKKDKEYYVEMELGYKTDTYDSEGTIIEKYESEINISNSKIIKTINSFKRKMKQVPPMYSAIKVKGQKLCDLARKGIEVERAERNVNISEIREIKIIRPDKNSENSQNIKISFYTKVSSGTYIRSLVYDIGEELGVFATMTRLVRTKIGRLDIEDAITLEKAEAEIGKLKKLVEAKRENESFWTTKSDAAIRAEKIREIVCFVEIEYILDYYGINVSNEKYGRLKNGMTVIDTFKKFENISKKINKRENIRENQKFKIYVRNRDTNKREFRGIVKITSIRGDRIYLKRDKYFL, encoded by the coding sequence ATGGAAAAGAATTTTACAAAGGATGGGCTGATACTTTTAAATAAAAGCAGGGGGATAAGTTCGTTTGGGGCGATAAGTCATTTAAAAAGGGTAATAAAGGCGAAAAAAGTAGGACATGCAGGGACTCTTGATCCAATGGCCGAAGGGCTTATGATTGTTATGATTAATGATGCCACAAAATTTTCTGGCGACTTGATGAAAAAAGATAAGGAATATTATGTGGAAATGGAGCTTGGGTATAAAACTGACACTTACGATTCGGAAGGGACAATTATTGAAAAGTATGAATCTGAAATTAATATAAGCAATTCTAAAATAATTAAGACTATAAATAGCTTTAAAAGAAAAATGAAGCAGGTTCCGCCAATGTATTCAGCAATAAAGGTAAAAGGGCAGAAACTTTGTGATTTGGCAAGAAAAGGAATTGAAGTGGAAAGGGCTGAAAGAAATGTAAACATATCAGAAATTAGGGAAATAAAAATAATCCGTCCAGATAAAAATTCAGAAAACTCCCAAAATATCAAAATTTCGTTTTACACAAAGGTCAGCAGTGGAACTTATATCCGTTCATTAGTTTACGATATTGGAGAAGAATTAGGAGTTTTTGCTACGATGACAAGGCTTGTGAGGACTAAGATTGGAAGGCTTGACATTGAAGATGCGATTACTTTGGAAAAGGCTGAAGCTGAAATTGGGAAATTGAAGAAGCTTGTGGAAGCAAAGAGAGAAAATGAGTCTTTCTGGACTACAAAGAGTGATGCTGCCATAAGGGCTGAAAAAATTCGGGAAATAGTCTGTTTTGTAGAAATAGAGTATATCCTGGATTATTACGGGATAAATGTTTCCAATGAGAAGTATGGGAGGCTGAAAAACGGGATGACGGTAATTGACACATTTAAAAAATTTGAAAATATAAGCAAAAAAATTAATAAAAGGGAGAATATTAGGGAAAACCAGAAATTTAAAATATATGTGCGAAATAGGGATACAAATAAAAGGGAATTTCGGGGAATTGTGAAAATTACAAGTATTCGGGGGGACAGGATTTATCTGAAGAGAGATAAATATTTTTTGTAA
- the ruvC gene encoding crossover junction endodeoxyribonuclease RuvC, which produces MRILGIDPGTAIVGYAIVDYENGKYTPLDYGCIFTDKDEDMPVRLEKIYDGLENIIKLWKPADMAIEDLFFFKNQKTVIKVGQARGVITLAGQKNRLNLYSYTPLQVKMGIASYGRADKKQIQEMVKIILKLDEIPKPDDAADALAIAITHINSKIGFGGFDRGDNITKKLNKITSNRIKLEDYKKLMK; this is translated from the coding sequence ATGAGAATTTTGGGGATAGATCCTGGTACTGCGATAGTAGGATACGCTATTGTGGACTATGAAAATGGGAAGTATACGCCACTTGACTATGGATGTATTTTTACAGATAAGGATGAGGATATGCCGGTAAGGCTGGAAAAAATTTACGACGGACTGGAAAATATTATAAAGCTCTGGAAACCAGCAGATATGGCTATCGAGGATTTGTTTTTCTTTAAAAATCAGAAGACGGTAATAAAAGTGGGACAGGCTCGTGGAGTTATAACTTTAGCAGGGCAGAAAAATAGGCTGAATTTATACAGCTACACTCCGCTTCAAGTAAAAATGGGGATTGCAAGTTATGGAAGGGCTGACAAGAAACAAATTCAGGAAATGGTAAAAATAATCTTAAAACTAGACGAAATTCCAAAGCCTGATGATGCTGCGGATGCTCTTGCAATAGCAATTACCCACATTAATTCCAAAATAGGATTTGGCGGATTTGACAGGGGAGATAACATTACAAAAAAATTAAATAAAATTACTTCCAACCGAATAAAACTGGAAGATTACAAAAAATTAATGAAATGA
- a CDS encoding tRNA (cytidine(34)-2'-O)-methyltransferase — protein sequence MNIVLLNPEIHVNTGNIGRTCVLTNTKLHLIKPLGFELDDKKIKRAGLDYWKNVQLFVWESLEHFWQENIENSNAKIYFATTKTNQRYTDVKFNKNDYIMFGPESRGIPEEILNKYKESNITIPMLPLGRSLNLSNAVAVVLFEALRQNNFEY from the coding sequence ATGAACATAGTTCTATTAAATCCAGAAATTCACGTAAACACAGGAAACATCGGAAGAACCTGTGTCTTGACAAATACAAAATTACATTTGATAAAACCTCTCGGTTTTGAACTGGATGATAAAAAAATCAAACGTGCAGGACTGGACTACTGGAAAAACGTGCAGCTTTTCGTATGGGAAAGTTTAGAACATTTCTGGCAGGAAAATATTGAAAATAGCAATGCAAAAATTTATTTTGCAACAACTAAAACGAATCAAAGATATACGGATGTAAAATTTAATAAAAATGACTATATAATGTTCGGGCCTGAATCACGTGGAATACCTGAAGAAATATTAAATAAATACAAGGAAAGCAATATTACGATTCCAATGCTTCCGCTTGGACGTTCGCTGAATTTGTCCAATGCTGTGGCGGTGGTGCTGTTTGAGGCTTTGAGGCAGAATAATTTTGAATATTAA
- the thyA gene encoding thymidylate synthase, translated as MKQYLDMVKHVLDNGVKKGNRTGVDTISTFAYSYKVDLSEGYPLLTTKKMYFNSMLHELFWYLSGEEHIKNLRKKTKIWDAWADEEGRLETAYGRFWRRYPVPKISLDGEVFADENNPWVTREENGQLVFDQIQYIIDTLKEMKTNPNHKNGRRMIVLAWNPGNATISKLPPCHYTFAFNVLGNKLNCHLTQRSGDIALGIPFNLACYSLLTMMIAKECGYEAGEFAHTIIDAHIYENHIEGLKEQLTREPLKLPKIKIADKPFNELTFEDITLENYESYPAIKFEVAV; from the coding sequence ATGAAGCAATATTTAGATATGGTTAAGCATGTGCTTGACAATGGAGTAAAAAAGGGAAACAGGACAGGAGTTGATACAATTTCAACTTTTGCCTATTCATATAAAGTTGACTTGAGTGAAGGCTATCCGCTTTTAACAACGAAAAAAATGTATTTTAATTCAATGCTGCACGAGCTGTTCTGGTATTTATCGGGAGAAGAGCATATTAAGAACTTGCGAAAAAAGACGAAAATCTGGGATGCCTGGGCAGACGAGGAAGGAAGGCTGGAAACGGCTTATGGAAGATTCTGGAGAAGATATCCAGTACCTAAAATTTCGTTAGATGGGGAAGTTTTTGCTGATGAGAATAATCCTTGGGTTACAAGAGAAGAAAATGGACAGCTTGTATTTGACCAGATTCAATATATTATTGACACTTTGAAGGAGATGAAAACTAATCCCAATCATAAAAATGGAAGAAGAATGATAGTTTTAGCTTGGAATCCGGGAAATGCAACAATTAGTAAATTACCGCCGTGCCATTATACTTTTGCGTTTAATGTTCTTGGTAATAAACTTAACTGCCATTTGACTCAAAGAAGTGGAGATATTGCACTTGGGATACCATTTAATCTAGCTTGCTACTCATTGCTTACAATGATGATTGCAAAGGAATGCGGATATGAAGCTGGAGAATTTGCTCATACAATAATTGATGCCCATATTTATGAAAATCATATTGAAGGGCTAAAGGAGCAGTTGACAAGAGAGCCGTTAAAACTTCCAAAAATCAAGATTGCAGACAAACCTTTTAATGAACTTACATTTGAGGATATTACGCTGGAGAATTATGAAAGCTATCCTGCGATTAAATTTGAAGTTGCAGTTTAA
- a CDS encoding dihydrofolate reductase, with amino-acid sequence MFSLIVAVGKNNEIGKNNQLLWHIPEDLKNFKKITAGKTVIMGRNTYESIGRALPNRKNIVLSRNFLEAEKKFREDRKKYENETTRLEFYDDFQKVIERYKDLTEEVFIIGGGEIYKKSLEMGIIKRIYMSHVDFSDNEADAYFPKINLNEWITLTEGKYDGWKFCIYEKVNI; translated from the coding sequence ATGTTTAGTTTAATAGTTGCTGTTGGGAAAAATAATGAAATTGGAAAGAATAATCAGCTTTTGTGGCATATTCCCGAAGATTTGAAGAACTTTAAGAAAATAACAGCAGGGAAAACAGTTATTATGGGGAGGAATACTTATGAAAGCATAGGCAGAGCCTTACCAAACCGAAAAAATATTGTCTTGTCCAGAAATTTTTTGGAAGCGGAGAAGAAATTTAGGGAAGATAGAAAAAAATATGAAAATGAAACTACAAGGCTGGAGTTTTATGACGATTTTCAAAAAGTTATTGAAAGGTATAAAGATTTGACAGAAGAAGTTTTTATTATCGGAGGAGGGGAGATTTATAAAAAATCTCTTGAAATGGGAATTATAAAGAGGATTTATATGAGCCATGTTGATTTTTCTGATAATGAGGCTGACGCTTATTTTCCAAAAATCAATTTGAATGAATGGATAACTTTGACTGAGGGAAAATATGATGGCTGGAAATTTTGTATTTATGAAAAAGTTAATATATAG